The following nucleotide sequence is from Chelmon rostratus isolate fCheRos1 chromosome 11, fCheRos1.pri, whole genome shotgun sequence.
AGTGACTAGCGTTTTACCTGTCAGCTGCACTTGTATTGTCTTGTTAGACAGTACGATTAGTAGACTGTGACTGTAACCCAGCTTTTCTACAGTTGGTAACAAATAACTACATTTGATGAGTTTGTATTACAAACATCACAGTCACTATGACGAAAAGCAAGACGTTAGTGATGTTAGACTATAAACCTGAAATCTGGGGGTAAGGCTGTGTTTGCCTGCTATTCTCTACAGTTGTGCACTATTTTCACTTAAGACCAAAGTAACAAGTATCAAACCCATTTAAATTTCACTCATTGTAATTAcatcatttaatttgaaaaagtaatttgtTAGATTTATAGTTACTGCCAAAAGAAGCACAGGAGCACGTGTTACTCCCAACAGTACTTATTGCACTTCTGTTGGATATCactaaaagtgacatttttgaAGTGCTGTTCCCCTTGTACCTCTTATAACTCATCGTCTGCTCCGCAGGCCACGACTGCTCTATCCGACTGTGGAACCTGGAGAGTAAAACCTGCATCCAGGAGTTCACGGCTCACAGAAAGAAGTTCGAGGAGTCGATCCACGATGTGGCGTTTCATCCGTCTAAATGCTACATCGCCAGCGCTGGGGCGGACGCTCTTGCCAAAGTGTTTGTATGACGCGGCGCTGCTTCTCTCCCTGCAGCCCTGCTCTCTGACTCAGCCTCCCATCATCAGGGACCAATAGAGACACGGGAGGGGAAGGACCTTTAGGCATTGGTCCAGTCCCACCTCTCACAGCCCACTGGTTTCATGTCGGACTGGTAGACTATGTAGCCGCTAGCCTCAAACGGGCCATGACTCTCCATAGAGGGATCGGCAGGGAGGGCAGTCAGGAGGAGAACTGCTCTCTAGTCTCCCATCTACCATCCAGGCAGGCCTGGGTGTGACGGGCCACAGTGCCGCCCCCTCTACAGACAGACTAAATCTTAACCTCCGTAGCTAGGAGGCTCAGGACAAGTGTTAAAGAGTGTGGAGTGGAGAAATGAGGTTTCGAGCCGGTCTTCTGCCCCTGTGACTTCACGCTCATCCCAAATCCCTCTGGCCCTTGACCTTCCCTCTCAGACAAACCAGGTCCGGGCCCTTTACTCCAAGTCAGgttttgtgttgtgatgttCCAGACGTGTGGGGTACTGAAGGCTCGCTGGAGCTGTCGTGGAAGCCTCTCAcgtcttcttctctgcttcccAGACTGACTCTGCTTGCTGGCCTGCCTTTATTTTCGTTTTTAAAAACACGTATTGACAAATGTGCCTTTGCTTTAAAAAGGTCttgaaaaatgttattttaacaaGCTTGTTTTGGggaacagggagggaggggacgGCGGACAAACGGAACTGGTTGTAACAATGTTGTCGATTTTAACATTGGATGTAAAATTACAAATGCttataataaacaaaatatatattcagTCTTAAAATTTACTGTGCAGCGTGAGTTTGAGTGCTCCTTTTTGATAAGTGTGGTTGGGGAATCAATTTTGTGCATTTCAGGGCAAATCTGGTAGAGTGATACAGACCATCAAATATAATGCCTGTCCTTTAGATTCAAGTTATTGTACACTTCATAAGTAAGATTACAAACATAAGTGTCCAAAGTAAACCATCTTGGTTATATAATTACAATTCAAACTTGGTTCTAGATGTCCATTTTAGGAATAACCAATTGATTTTGGCCAGTTTGCTCTTGTTTGgcttgtactgtatgtagttTTCCCCAATTGTGTGGACATGCTCGGCTACAAAGTGATGTATCATGTCCAGATATTTACAGTAGTCCAGTGTTTAGCAGGAGATTAGTGCAGTACTGTAGGACTGTTTGAAATAATGAGCTAATCATCCAACACTGAGGGAAGAGAAATGTCCTGCAAATTCCAGtttactgtaaactgtgatcctgggttaaaaaaaacaaatcaatcaagATGTTGTACGTGTAGAGTACAGCGTCAAATGAGCCATTTTCTCAGTCACTGGTTTGTATATGAAAGtatgttcaaaataaaacctgctgTAAAATCTTATCCGGGCTCTGATGTTGGTCATTTGACAAATGTGAAAGCTGTTTGCAACTTGAGGAAACCATGGATTTAGTGAATTCTGATGCGATCAGCAACTTTTTTTCAGCCtaatttcatttacattttggcaaattggCACCATTAAAAGTGCCAAATTGGCTATTGGCTGatcctgtttgcagtgtgcCCGTGGGTGTACGCACAACTATCACTGAATTACTTTGACACagaagaaaactttaaaatgtggtTATTTTCATGCAAGTTCTGAAgcactttttttcctttatggCCAAAAAATTCTTGGACATATCAGTACAAAGGATGATCATCCTCAGAAACTGGAATccacactgaatctaaaaatatgtgcatCATGTCTGTCTTCAGATCCGACTGAGTACAGaacagcaggagtgtgtgtttagGGTTCGGTTCAAAAAAGGCTCCAGGAGAAATCACTTTAAgttctcttcattttctttattttattaaaaattgcaaaaaaaaaaatattgatcaatTATCTGAACATTATTAGCGAAAGGCTTTTAATATGCATATGTACAAACAGGACATAACAGGGAGAAAATCATAAATACTCtttcaacaaaacagaaatgccTGCAATGTTAGAAGCGACCACACTATTAGAAAACAAGAGTGATGAGATCGGTTGCTTTCAATCCAGAGAAGCAAACTCATGACCTGCCATCGCTCTCAGACACAaaagctcctctctcctcgcttCTCACGCAAGTCCACTTCTTTCCTCCATGTTGCTGATTTGCCTTTCACACCCGCTTTGTCGCGCATAAGCCTCATTTCAACTACCACTCAATATCAGCACCATAGTCTTTGAGAGGAACTTTAACAATGTCCCTACAATCAAATCTCTCCTATTAAGAAGATCAAAATGCACCAATTCTATGACAGTATATCCTCTTTACAGAGAATTGTATAAAAAGCACCATGTTATTAAGTTTATGAAGTATGTTAAGCCATAAGAGGAAGTGCTAGGCATGCTTTAAATCTACATTTCTCTGCAGGCACCATATCCCAGTAAGGTAGCTTAATGTTTGTTAATCATTTTGGTACCACCTCCTAATAAGACGACTTTCAATACGGTTATGTAAGTTGCACTCCAGGGCTTTATTGATGTTAATGAATCGTTTACTAACGCTTTAATGAAGAACAATCTTTGGGTTCCCAAGGTGTGCAAAGTCCCTTTGGCTCCTCCTGCGTGTCACTTGCTTTCACAAGCTCGTGGTTACAAATCTAATCCATCAAATCTGGTTGTTAATGAGCGAATTTTGGTGCAGATGTTCTGCAGCTCACAAACGCTGCATTAGAGAGGTTTGCATGACGCGCAATGATGCCAGAAGAGGATTAGCACCATCTAGGGGGAtatttcacaacctggcaacccaaatgTTGTTCTGATTATTGGCTTATAACTTATCTATAAAGCATTAGTTAAGGATTTACTTACAGTACTAAAACCCTTATTTACACCTTTTAAACCCTTTATAAAAGCTGACTGATTAGTGCCGTTATTAAATGGGGATGCTCTGTTCTCTTTATGGCACCAACTGAGAACAACCTGCACCACAGTATGAAGAGATGTCAGTATGTAACTGTGTATACAAGCCGTTTACCATTAGCACCATCTGTACATTTGGGACTGAATGCTGATTCACtttaagatttgttttgttcaaaccCAAAATCCTCACCTAAATTCAAAACCCCTCCCTGTTCAAATATGGGGCGCTGCAGCCAATCCAGCTCCGCCATCTGGGCAACAGAGTGAGCAAATTTACAGTCAGTGTTCTGTTAAGACCAGGATCAAGATGTCCCTCTCTACACCTGTCCTCCACCTGTCCGTCCTCAGTTCCTGGGCTGGGAGTTGAACTCCTGGCAGATGTTTTGGATGATCTTGGGCACAAATTTGTAGAGGTTGTCGAACTCGTCCACGAAGAAGGAGTGCTCCTTGTCGGGGTCCGTGGCGATGTACTCCAGCTCATCCTGGGCTGCCCAGGCAATGCCGATGGAGTAGGCAATGACACCTAGATCAAAGGAGGGGACAGCAGATTACCAACGCGGCCCTCACATGTGTTTGTCACATCAAACACACGCTGGCTGACACCTCGCTGTGGTCTGACACACACCGGAGGAAACAGCTCCATGTGTAATCACATAGTCGATTCTTTTTTACTCAAACCTTTAGGTGTTAAGGAAGTAAAAATTTCTAGTTTTTAGATTATCATCATGCATTTGCTATTTTATTTAgtgcagtttgaaaatgttttaaagatgCAAGAAAATTATCTCTGCTTTACTCGATCTGCTTAAAATCTCCTTATTTTTCCGATTCTCTAGTGTTTGACCTCTAACCTTGGCGATGGACAGCCAGTGCAGGTGCCCTGACGTCATCGTAGGAGCGCCCGTCCGTAATGACAATCATGATCTTGCGTTTGTTGGGTTTGGATTTGCTGAAAAGCTGCTCTGCAGCGTAGGTGATGGCAGCACCGGTGCTGGTCCCGCCGCTCCAGTAGTTGACGCGTTTGATGGCGTTCAGCAGCTCGGCCTTGTTGTTGTACTGGCCGAAGGCAAACTCCAGCCTCTGCTCGTAGGTGTACTGCACGGCCCCGACCCGCGTGTCCGTGTCAGAGATCTCGAACTCTCGCGTGACGTTGgccacaaactgcagcaccGTGCGGAAGTTGCCGGTTCCCACGCTGCTGGAGCCGTCGATGACGAAGGCGATGTCGTTGGCGTTCAGGCAGGTTTTGCTGCACACCAGGCGGTCGGTGTCACACACTCTCTTCACCAGGGGCTGCACGGCCTTCCTCAGCGCAAACCAGCTGGCCACAGGCAGGGAGAAGAAGCCGTTTGTCCGACACACAGCCTGCGGAATAACAAATATGCTTTGTTTCAAACTGCCATGTTCTCATGAAGCACTGACACGGCTCTGTGAAGATACACCACCTTATCAACAAAGTTGGCCTCAACCAGGTTTTGCTTCTCGTTGTCATCAGGGCCCTCGATGGTGACGAAGAATATGTTGATGCCGGACTCCCGAGCGAGCCGAGACGCCTCCTCCACCTTGTCTGTGGGCCAGCCGTCCACCAGCACCACGGCCACGTTAGGAGCCCCTCCTCGGTTTCCATTGGCGTCGCTGAAGTACTGCTTGTTGATGTAGGTGAGGGCCTTTCCTGTCAGcccaccagggggcagcaggGAGACAGTTAAATAGATGCTACAGCCACTTTATATCCAAGTCTGTGGTATAAATGAGGGAGTGGAACCATTATTCACATAGTTGCTCCTCAGCAAgtgaataaaaatacacatggaCTGCAAAGTATGACATTAtacaaaaagacactttgaaaaTTAGAGTTTTAAAAGTGCTCATTATGTAAATTCAATGGATTGAAGTTTTTTTTGGGAGATGTACGTCTTAACTGACCAATACGCACAGTAgcaacctaaaaaaaaaacacaactgcatGCAACATAAAAACTTATGGTAGTGTGTGTATTTCGTTCATTTCTCTGTAAAACATGCCCTGCTTTAACTGCATATCATGACAAAAATAGTGATATCCTATCATGTAGTCCTGTTGGTAGTCTGAACGATGGCAGAACGGGAGAGGCCCTGTTGGGGACTATAGAAGCTTTTACAACCACTCACACTGTCGTATGATTAGAGAGCACTTCTgggcaaacacaacaacactaTTTGTACGTGAATGCAAAATTTAGCAAGTCATAAAGACACATGTGGCAGTGGATGCATGCTGACGCACCAACcggagcagaaaaacagcagttgcCCTCAGAAAGCTGACCCCCTCGGGATGGTAAAACCAAATGCTTTTTGGTCAGAGCGGAGGAAAAACAGGGCTTACAGAAACAGGACTGTAATTTAGCTGACAGTGTCCCGCAGCAAATTTAGATTTAATTCCATCtttgcatgtgaaaatgtgccTGGGTAGTAAACCATGCGATAATTACACCCGTTTCACTTTCACACTTGTGTGTGTAGACATTTACTGTAGCTGGCAGCTGACCGTGGGTCACTCACCCACATTGGAGAGGCCTCCTTTCTGCACAACCTTATCTATGGCTGACTTGACCTCTCTGGAGCTGGAGTAAGACTTCAGACTGATCTCTGTCACCGGGTCATCCCTTCAGACAAAACATCAAGCAaccacatgtttttgttttctgttaatCTAAAAATGGTGCGTAGTAACCCAACAGGATCAGTGAGGTTACCCATATTGGATGATGCCCATCATGGGTCCAGCTACACCCACGTTGATGGCCTGAGCCacctcagacaggaagtcctTCTGGATCTTAAAGCGCCTCTTCCCGATGCTCCAGCTGCCATCCATCAGGAAGGCCAGGTCCACCTTACAGTCTGCACAAACACGAAACACCGCAATGTTTAGGCAGATTCAATGATGTGTTCGGAAATGGATTTGTTACCAGTTTAAGCCATaatgtgtgaaattaaaaacattgcaCTTTGACGCCGTGCAGCAGTAGTAGCAAAAAATCAGCGTGGCAGAGATTAAAGGCACCCGATGGAGTTTTTTAGAGCACCACTTTTAAATCTGGGCACccgttttgtttgtgttgtgcaggCACATGAGTGAAGTATTACACATTGCTGGAGACGGCTCAAAACTCCCTCACGGACTGACAATTTGTGTCGAAACATAGCAACAAGCTAGCACAGGCACAGAAGATGAAGAGTGTAAACAGTTCATTTTatgcaattaaaaatgtctttgcaaatattttatgaggaaggaaatccATTCATACATACAATGGGATTTTGttaaacactgaatgcaaagatgactgtgtttgtttactggGTGCCTTTAATGCACGCCACAGGTTTTGACACAGTGACATTGAAATTAATACTCTGCCCCAGTTTTCACAAGGATGGCCAAAATCTTTGGCCATAATTAATTATTTGAATTATGTAATAAAATAAGCATGAGGGACATACTTGGGTCTCCCTGTGACACAGGCTCAGGTGTTCTGGGTACAGGTTCTTGCTCTCTCACATTAAAGCCTGAAAATCAAGAAACATACAAGACATCAACGCAGAATTCTGCTATACTGCTGAAATCCACTCTGTAGGCATTATATTTTAAGAAAGCGGTTTCATAAATTTCCCAGTTTTTTGTGTCCTTTGAAAATCATTGACACGTGGATTCTAAAAACTAAAATTATACCTTGTCACCATCCAGGGCAATTAAATCATGTGTCATGGAAATTCACCTTCCTAAATTTTCTGTCCTCTTACCACAAAACTTACAACTTTTGCAAAGTCAACCTGGAAGTTTGGTAAAAATTTCCATTGAACATTCGCAGCTGTCCACTTTCCAGGGATCCTAAACCTTAGCCGGTATTTGTTGTGGCGAAAACTTTACCAAACAGGAACTGGTTTTATCCCCAAGCAACCATGCATTTGACTTCAACTCTAAATCCCTACAATTACAGGCTGAGCAGAAACCCAGATGCTTTGCCTTGGATAGCCTCGGTTTGGTTTGTACTTACAGTCACAACTGGGGACTTACCGGCAAAGTGACTTGTTTGCGAGGCAGAAAAAGGAGTAGTGCAAGCTATCTCACCTGATTCATAAAGGTTTGCTTCTGGCTTCCATGCATCCACTGGCTCCACTGCACAGATACAAGCTCAGCATTAGCACATTTCTACCACAAAGCAGCAAGTAACTATCACCGATTATTATACACtagctataaaaaaaaaggtttcttgGTTTCCTCTTCATAAAtggttaaataaatgtgatatCTGCTTTTTCAGCTCTACTTATAATTAGAAAGCTAAAGCAGCGCTTACTCAACAGCAGAGCAAAAGACAGAGCAAAGTCTGAATTAAGTTTGCATTGCAATATGTTGTGTCCAAGCTGGTGCCTTTCTGGATACAAACAGGTGTTTGTAGCTACGGTAACCACTGCTCACCTCTAGTATGGGTGGTATCCAATGGCACTTTACGGTTGCCATCTGAGTCAGTGGCACGAGGCACTAAAAGTAAAGACATCAGCGATGACAGAGTGTGACAGACGACACATGTGAAATTAACGTAAACACACCATGGCATTACGGCCTGCTCCCACCGGCACCATGTTTCATGGGGTTGGATGTGTGGCGCTATGTTTGTGGTGCACGCTGGAAATGGCTCAGCCACTGGCTTTTGCAAACCACGTCCCTTCTACTTAGATTTGGTGGCTCGGCTGCGTCATCAAACACATGGAACCATGACCTGTAATCTGGAAGTGAGGGCTTTTACATGCCAGTGTCTTGTCAGTGGGCCATATTGTAAGTGGTTTGTATTTTTTAGTGTGAAGGATGTGactaaaaacaaatcaagtgtgttttcctttgatgGCACGTAAAGGAATAGAtcaacattctgggaaatactcttattcactttcttacaaagAGTTAGAGGAGAAGATTGAGACCACGTGTCTCGTGTCTGTGTAGGAAGCTTGAGCCAGGaggtgattagcctagcttagcataaaaactagaagcacagggaaacagctagcatggccCTGTTCCAAGGTaataaaatccacctaccagcacctggAAAGGCCTGTCAACACATTAAGtgcttcagctgtgtttttcaatCATCACTTGTCTGACAAAACGAAcagaagtttttattttatttgcacaaCAGCTTGTAGTTTGACGCATGTAGCCCCCACCCAAAGCGTATTTTTATGCTTCAGCTCTATTTTCTACtacagtgactgtgtgttgactCTAAGCGCCGCAAAAATGACAGCATGACCTAAAAATGACCTGCACTCAGTGCTGTGCCTGAATGCATCCTGTGTAGACACAGGCGGAGGACCGAGCTAAAGCTCTGCTaatgtgctgctttcactgcaCAGCCAGTGTAGACATTGtgtaaagctcactaataaGCGTGTTATATCTCTTTTGCTCAAGTTGTACAAAacccaaaatgtaaaaagtagGCTGATTTTGTAACCGtcggacagagccaggcaagtttgcccctgtttccagtctttgtgctaagctaagttaagtgactgctggctgtagcttcatataaGACCTACTTGAAACTGGTATCTTATTTAACTTATGGAAAGTGTTCCTTAAGTGTCATGGCCCAACTGTCAACGAGCCCAATGAGATAAGTTCCTTaagattttattattattacctgtTTTAGTTTTGAGTGTATTACAATATAACTAATCGAATAAGTCAAAGCGGAGGTTAGATGAAGAAACACCAACCTCACCTTGAGACCCCAGTTAAACACTAAATCAAACATGAAAGAAATTAAAGCAGTTCTGTGccataaaataacaaaaaaaaaaaacagtcaaaagtCTTTTTTCATGAGGGTTTACATCTCCAGAGGCACAATCTGTACATACGACAATAGAAAACCTGAACCCCAAGACTTGTTAGTCCCGaataaatagaatagaaaaacaCTTACGGTACGGTCCAAAGTTATAAAACCAGCGCTCATATTCTGAGATATCAGGCCTGTGATCCCGAGCTAGAGGAGGATGTTGTGAAACCCATTAGTATTCCCACAATTAACTTCGGAGGGAAAAGCACACATTTCCATGGTTGGGATTGGTCACATATTGTTCCCAACCAATCCCAGACCAGTGAAAATGACGGCTTTGTCCAGAATTATCACCTCACggcatctctctcacacatgcacaaacaataAACCTGCCCTATGCTCTTGTCTTCCACACTTCACAGGAACCTCTCATGTGGCAGGCAGATggcatgtaaacacaacatcCTGAGAGACACATTGCATGTACTCGCAGACGGAGCCAATTCAACACATACATGGTCAGCAGATACCTAACTGTATCACTCACACAAGCatgctgtgtttgcacatgcaaCCTAGATAGATTAAAGGCGCAGTGGCCTGCCGCTGTGAGCGGAGGCCGTACACGCCAAACTGTCATGTTGTGTTGCCTTTGAGGGAGGCTGGCTTACCTGTCATCTCAGGTGTGTCCGTCTCACTCCACGTGTATCCTGAGTCTGGCGCTGCGTAACTAACATCTGAATGTACAGCAGAGAGGGTGGAGGCATCAGCAGCTACAAGGGTTACATTTAGGGTGTTACTTTAAACTAatgacgttcccatcagcctctgctgcactttCTATTAATGCTAggtagcaaatgttagcatactaacatgGTAAGCTAAGACagtgaacattatacctgcatgttagcactgtcactaAGAACCATGGATGTATTAAGAATTTCTCTGAATAGATCCATGATGTCAACATGTtagctgacgttagcatttagctttaagcaccactgtgtgtaagtctcacagagctgctagcatggctgtagcctgttgctttgttttgacagaGAGTAAAGGGGAGGGTAAGTTAATACAATGTCACTCACATTTAACTTGACACCGTAGTCTAATGGTGTGATACATGATACAACAACCAGACATAAGAGAACTTGAGAACTCAGTTTGAGCATTAAAGTAAACATTTACATTGAAGTTTGATTGTGTTTATGAGTTGCCAAAGAAGGATGATCTGTTTTGTATTTGGTACCTGCTGGCCGTCGAACTCCAGGGAACCAATCAGGacgagggaaggaggggggcgGCCAATCCCTTCTGGGAAAAGCTGTGCAGGGGAAGATTAGAAAGCTGTTCAGCACAAGCGTCAAGGAGGAGCATGCTTGTGACCTCCACTAAACCTGCCACGTTATTAGTGGGGTATGCACAAGATGTTCAGCCTTGAGTTCGACACCAAACACACAGTAGTCACGCACACAGACGGTGAGTGAGCAACTACAGGCTGTTGTCGTGAAGTTCGGCCTCGCTCGTTTTACCTGCAGGGTAGAGAGGCACACGAAGCCCGACTCTCTGAGAAAACGTGcttcacatttttccattttctaccTGCTGCTTTTGGCGTTACAATCCACACAGACCCAAAGTTTCGACTTATGACGTGGCAAAAACAACATGTGGCAGCTTAATCGGCCTGACTCTCGCATTTCTCGTAGTCGAACACTAGAAGCCCAAACAGCTGAGCGAAACCATAACAGTGCGCAACGTCTGTCTAAACTGCCTGAGTCATGACAACACACTTCAGTTAACCCCTCCCTGTGGTGGATGGGTCgcttacacaaacacagcctggGCTCTGAGGTTCCCATCCAGTGGCAGCTAGTGAGCAGGGCCTTTGTTGACCGGGACGGGCTGGGAGAGCCCAGCCAGCAGCCCAGCGAAGCGTGGGAGTATTATTCTAAAGTTGGTGTCAAACCAGGGACAGTGTAGATAGTATGACGCTGAGATTAGCCTAatctgctgctggtcaaagGCACAGTGCTATATGGCAGACAgtagtgttgttttttctgatgaaaCAGGTGCTTTAACAGGATTGGGTTTAACTCTCCTGATCATGCCACTTCAGTGACCACTGCGGCCAGAAGGTCAAAACAGGACCAGGGATACTGATACTCACCTTTGGTTGCAGCTCAGTTTGCGATTTGTTTGCAGGAGTGTTGATAAAATGCAATTTCTCTgaaagtctttaaaaaaaaccccaacaaacCGAAATCTTTTAGGGAGGTTTTCATGAACCTTCGTGGTTATCAAGTGGGTATATCTCATTACAAAGGCTAGGCTAAACTGCATCGTAATGTTTCCAGAAAGCTGAGCAATAAATTTGAACATCTGTTCGGGGCAGCCGGGTGGCAAAGCTCATAAATCAGAGTTCAAGACTCGAGACAGCGTCAGCAAGCTTCCACGCTGCTGGAGTATCCTTGACAAAGACATTGAATCCCTGCCGGCTACATGGGCGCTGCTGCGTGGCTgatcctgacctctgacctctgacctcaagCATGAAGAATTTCCCTaaggggatcaataaagtatcaCATTATTATCCAAAAGCTACCAATCTGGATGCTCTATACACTGCTCATACTTCACACACGTAAGTCTTTGCAGAGACAAGTCGAATAAATGATGCACCAGCTTGAAACAGCTCACACTGCGTTTTAGAAATCATATCATACAATCAACCATCATTTAACTGGACATAGTTCAGTCTAAGTTTAGGGATCCATGGTTTTGCAttccacagacacaaaaacagaagcgCATTCCTCGGTGAGCCAAACCTAGCCTGGTTTGAATGGCGAGAGCTTTCTATTCTTGACAGGCTGGAGAGTGGACCCAGATCCTGCAGCGCTGTGGACTGGGTCACACGTCTCTCTGGGAGCAACACCGGGCCACttggtgctgctgctttaatcTATGTCTCCCCTCTCTGCAAGCATTTACAAGGGAGGCAAAGAGGCCAGACCAGATGTGATCTGTCATAAGATGTTATTACAGCACTGACAGAGCGCGTTTCTCATCGTGGTCTTACCCAGAAGAGCCAGTTGAGAGTTTGCTGCTGTCTAAGAATAGTGGCGATATGGCACAAGATGGACAATGATATCACATCATTGCTCCTCCTTGAGGCATACTCACTGGTCTTTTTTTCAGTCTTGGGTACAGTTAAAGTTCTGCCTGTCCTTTATAGAGGATGGCCAAGCATTGAACCACAGCATCCCACAGAGGGTAAACATTAGCGCTGCtttataaaacatttcaacCAGTTTTATTGCCCtagttttcctcttgtttgATCAGACCTGTCTACTTCTCTACATCAGTAAATGTGTCCCCCAGTGCAGTTCTAGGACTCCCGCTTTGGGTCTGGATATACTTACCGGGGTTGGACTGGCTCATGGTTGGAGTCCGCTCGGGTGGGGCTGGCTGAACCCTGTTAAAAGCTGTTTGTAGCAATA
It contains:
- the vit gene encoding vitrin isoform X8 yields the protein MKRAALTIVCLALLLSCACWAKPNGSKNKKPKQVVPAIECDVRAGKINLPEFIVKCPAHCKETKQQVYGTDVFASISSICNAAIHSGIITNAGGKVIVRKMAGQNIYKGSNSNGVRSLSLPKWRESFVVSVGKPKKGVIYPSTLDYVPSRPTYVKTSQKEAKSPAATTALPTTAAPEPSTATTPEPTTTTATTTLAPTTTTPPPPTTTKARAAVHKVRDAGMRRPEAGSAIRRQPSSPVGPAFPRRDWPPPSFPRPDWFPGVRRPAAADASTLSAVHSDVSYAAPDSGYTWSETDTPEMTARDHRPDISEYERWFYNFGPYLPRATDSDGNRKVPLDTTHTRVEPVDAWKPEANLYESGFNVREQEPVPRTPEPVSQGDPNCKVDLAFLMDGSWSIGKRRFKIQKDFLSEVAQAINVGVAGPMMGIIQYGDDPVTEISLKSYSSSREVKSAIDKVVQKGGLSNVGKALTYINKQYFSDANGNRGGAPNVAVVLVDGWPTDKVEEASRLARESGINIFFVTIEGPDDNEKQNLVEANFVDKAVCRTNGFFSLPVASWFALRKAVQPLVKRVCDTDRLVCSKTCLNANDIAFVIDGSSSVGTGNFRTVLQFVANVTREFEISDTDTRVGAVQYTYEQRLEFAFGQYNNKAELLNAIKRVNYWSGGTSTGAAITYAAEQLFSKSKPNKRKIMIVITDGRSYDDVRAPALAVHRQGVIAYSIGIAWAAQDELEYIATDPDKEHSFFVDEFDNLYKFVPKIIQNICQEFNSQPRN
- the vit gene encoding vitrin isoform X3 codes for the protein MKRAALTIVCLALLLSCACWAKPNGSKNKKPKQVVPAIECDVRAGKINLPEFIVKCPAHCKETKQQVYGTDVFASISSICNAAIHSGIITNAGGKVIVRKMAGQNIYKGSNSNGVRSLSLPKWRESFVVSVGKPKKGVIYPSTLDYVPSRPTYVKTSQKEAKSPAATTALPTTAAPEPSTATTPEPTTTTATTTLAPTTTTPPPPTTTKARAAVHKVRDAGSSHPYLASVAAASSRQSQNGQGKSFSQVFRGSAYPNRFPQRASAGMRRPEAGSAIRRQPSSPVGPAFPRRDWPPPSFPRPDWFPGVRRPAAADASTLSAVHSDVSYAAPDSGYTWSETDTPEMTARDHRPDISEYERWFYNFGPYLPRATDSDGNRKVPLDTTHTRVEPVDAWKPEANLYESGFNVREQEPVPRTPEPVSQGDPNCKVDLAFLMDGSWSIGKRRFKIQKDFLSEVAQAINVGVAGPMMGIIQYGDDPVTEISLKSYSSSREVKSAIDKVVQKGGLSNVGKALTYINKQYFSDANGNRGGAPNVAVVLVDGWPTDKVEEASRLARESGINIFFVTIEGPDDNEKQNLVEANFVDKAVCRTNGFFSLPVASWFALRKAVQPLVKRVCDTDRLVCSKTCLNANDIAFVIDGSSSVGTGNFRTVLQFVANVTREFEISDTDTRVGAVQYTYEQRLEFAFGQYNNKAELLNAIKRVNYWSGGTSTGAAITYAAEQLFSKSKPNKRKIMIVITDGRSYDDVRAPALAVHRQGVIAYSIGIAWAAQDELEYIATDPDKEHSFFVDEFDNLYKFVPKIIQNICQEFNSQPRN